From a region of the Drosophila virilis strain 15010-1051.87 chromosome 3, Dvir_AGI_RSII-ME, whole genome shotgun sequence genome:
- the LOC6622402 gene encoding uncharacterized protein has protein sequence MRMCRRLRLLPLPQPQLQLQLQLLLLLLICLWTAAAMHEAPLLADAEAQPQLDSTAHASAAHIRKKRLVWITDDGRLALPPGTSLTFTPTIAMPLVRHPPEGFFSNLTISFPVTIDFDKLGLTDNQNPLGDLPFFARSFGHGAGQMVGEYVSRYLHVQRRKRDLSSTQDDSKPFRVEDMLQYPELPAGLKHIFHGGERVLLYGVVEDFLATFGMDGKACLLRTICEMHSRSLDKFGVFGEMTKLFLTVTKSPFAELIPEYVRAQRVGEGKQAPGECFPYYKACPKSIFKALANKYSAQAATTTTRDKTTTTTTTTRPVGEYQEQQAVLLPNSAEQDQEQQQLEQQLDHLELNGNAVYM, from the exons ATGCGTATGTGCCGCCGCCTGcgtttgctgccgctgccacagccacagctgcagctgcaactgcagctgctgctgctgttgctaatTTGCCTTTGGACAGCTGCGGCCATGCATGAGGCGCCGCTGCTGGCGGATGCGGAGGCCCAACCGCAATTAGACTCGACTGCGCATGCGAGTGCGGCGCACATACGCAAGAAGCGTCTCGTTTGGATCACGGACGATGGCCGCTTGGCGCTGCCGCCGGGCACCTCGCTGACATTTACGCCAACAATTGCGATGCCTTTGGTGCGACATCCGCCCGAGGGCTTCTTCTCCAATCTGACCATCAGTTTTCCCGTCACGA TTGACTTCGACAAGCTCGGCTTGACCGACAATCAGAATCCTTTGGGCGATCTGCCCTTCTTCGCGCGCTCCTTTGGCCATGGCGCGGGCCAAATGGTCGGCGAGTACGTGTCCCGTTATCTGCATGTGCAGCGCCGCAAACGTGATCTGAGCAGCACGCAGGATGACAGCAAACCCTTTAGGGTGGAGGATATGCTGCAGTATCCGGAGCTGCCCGCTGGCCTGAAGCACATCTTCCATGGCGGCGAACGTGTCCTGCTCTATGGCGTCGTCGAGGACTTTCTGGCCACCTTTGGCATGGATGGGAAGGCGTGTCTGTTGCGCACCATTTGCGAGATGCACTCACGCAGCCTGGACAAGTTTGGCGTCTTCGGCGAGATGACCAAGCTGTTTCTAAC GGTAACTAAATCGCCGTTTGCGGAGCTAATACCCGAGTATGTGCGCGCCCAGCGCGTGGGCGAGGGCAAACAGGCGCCGGGCGAATGTTTTCCCTACTACAAGGCCTGCCCCAAGAGCATATTCAAGGCGCTGGCCAACAAATACAGCGCACAGgcggcaacgacaacgacgagaGACaaaacaacgacgacaacgacaacgacccGGCCTGTGGGGGAGTATCAGGAGCAGCAGGCGGTGCTGCTGCCAAACAGCGCCGAGCAGgatcaggagcagcagcagctggagcagcaatTGGACCACCTGGAGCTCAATGGCAATGCGGTCTATATGTGA
- the LOC6622404 gene encoding cyclic GMP-AMP synthase-like receptor, producing the protein MSDLKIAKSDDSISGRSSPTFLPEGYSHFQEGIKWVSDLMEIEECDDGWLRDAEFICKRISEVMCKKDWIYKFVLEHLLSTATFYRGSKIDVPLDFEQYLRFYMPFPVTPIFNISQPGYINLYAPTTHPMITKGYVNPENVQLLLRGNLRDAINQLKCIYCDSGVQYKLSYRTHEIGDQGFVHEILACEKRESGMPSIISFVFLPALQFKFADFPLPTFVPSGPAWAHCNNVYYWLALLQVYPQYDHRSFCPYVPRMQFIRDERMVKYRNVLRLLVKIGIGNNIPDISDIFVLKGLHFFRLRYSMNCDCNLSLATLFMELLNIHTQIIYNDAMQKLLIFGGCQQHSMQEALKLDTIARNVSMFYYMNYIHLEHLKHMFGLI; encoded by the exons ATGAGCGATCTTAAGATTGCGAAAAGTGATGACTCCATCAGTGGCAGAAGCTCGCCAACGTTTCTGCCGGAGGGCTATTCCCATTTTCAAGAGGGCATCAAATGGGTCTCCGATTTAATGGAGATAGAGGAATGCGATGACGGCTGGCTGCGGGATGCGGAGTTCATATGCAAACGGATAAGTGAGGTTATGTGCAAAAAGGATTGGATATATAAATTTGTGCTGGAGCATCTGCTATCCACCGCCACCTTCTACAGGGGCTCCAAAATCGATGTGCCCCTGGACTTTGAGCAATATCTGCGCTTCTATATGCCATTCCCTGTAACGCCCATTTTCAATATCAGCCAGCCTGGCTATATAAACCTGTACGCGCCCACCACTCACCCGATGATCACCAAGGGCTACGTTAATCCGGAGAacgtgcagctgctgctacgCGGCAATCTGCGCGATGCCATCAACCAGCTGAAGTGCATCTATTGCGACAGCGGGGTGCAGTACAAGCTGAGCTATCGCACGCACGAGATCGGTGATCAGGGCTTTGTCCATGAGATATTGGCCTGCGAGAAACGCGAATCGGGCATGCCCAGCATCATATCCTTTGTCTTTCTGCCGGCGCTCCAATTCAAGTTCGCCGACTTTCCGCTGCCCACATTTGTGCCCTCCGGTCCCGCCTGGGCGCACTGCAACAATGTCTACTACTGGCTGGCCCTGCTCCAAGTCTATCCGCAGTACGATCATCGCAGCTTCTGTCCGTATGTGCCGCGCATGCAGTTCATACGGGATGAGCGCATGGTCAAATATCGCAATGTTCTGCGTCTGCTGGTCAAGATCGGCATCGGCAACAATATACCAGATATTTCGGATATATTTGTGCTCAAGGGTCTGCACTTTTTTCGCCTGCGCTACAGCATGAACTGCGATTGCAATCTATCGCTGGCCACGCTCTTTATGGAG CTGCTCAACATACACACGCAGATCATCTACAACGATGCCATGCAGAAGCTACTCATCTTCGGCGGCTGCCAGCAGCATTCGATGCAGGAGGCGCTGAAACTGGACACGATTGCACGCAACGTCTCGATGTTCTATTATATGAACTATATACACTTGGAGCACTTAAAGCATATGTTTGGGCTGATCTGA
- the cert gene encoding ceramide transfer protein isoform X1 — MDDLDNTTGTTPAPSVADATATGSQSENSEDEDYLDNSIELRGYLSKWTNYIYGWQPRYIVLKDGTLSYYKSESESDFGCRGAISLSKATIKAHESDELRFDVVVNNLNNWCLRAETSEDRMHWVEVLQLYKEGTGSTDTTSLRRHGSTMSLQSNTISLASGGSLKKTQRNLREKVGELETFKDILFVQIETLQRYFDACSELNKANAQPLDLGDGLKPIDFKGESITFRATTSGVLSTLQHCLEIIAENDESWKRKLEREIDRRRRAEEQNRKFKEEIEKLKRLSYPGPDFEEGPHSTLPEDEFFDAVETGLEKIEEDMQMRFKLRLQSQISQTLVNVPHEAVAEGEEAREEFGTGAEAKSHALWPEIDRVCKEQLHYAREGVGQDGNGWQIFADEGEIKMYKREVELNGMVMDPLKAYHSVKGVTAREMCHYFFMPEFRNDWETTLEDCTILEKISADTLLFLQTHKRIWPASQRDAQFWSHMRKINDGLEPGTRDMWVVCNNSTEYAKQESKNGKCVRIFLTVILACQTHLPDDYVKGQPLSRDDLTCKVTYCSVVNPGGWAPASALRAVYKREYPKFLKRFTGYVIDQCKDKPIMF, encoded by the exons ATGGACGACCTGGACAACACGACCGGCACGACGCCCGCGCCGTCCGTCGCAGATGCGACTGCCACTGGGTCACAGAGCGAAAACTCGGAGGATGAGGACTATTTGGATAATAGCATTGAGTTGCGCGGCTATTTGAGCAAATGGACCAATTACATATATGGCTGGCAGCCGCGCTATATTGTGCTCAAGGATGGCACGCTCTCCTACTACAAATCCGAATCGGAGTCGGACTTTGGTTGCCGCGGCGCCATCAGTCTGTCCAAGGCCACCATTAAG GCACACGAATCGGATGAGCTGCGTTTCGATGTGGTCGTCAACAATCTGAACAACTGGTGCCTGCGCGCCGAGACGAGCGAGGATCGCATGCATTGGGTGGAGGTGCTGCAGCTGTATAAGGAGGGCACGGGCAGCACGGACACCACATCGTTGCGTCGCCATGGCAGCACCATGTCGTTGCAGTCGAACACCATATCGCTGgccagcggcggcagcttAAAGAAAACTCAACGCAATTTGCGTGAAAAGGTTGGCGAACTGGAGACCTTTAAGGACATACTGTTCGTTCAGATTGAGACGCTGCAGCGTTACTTCGATGCCTGCTCCGAGCTGAATAAAGCCAATGCACAGCCGCTCGATTTGGGCGACGGCCTCAAGCCCATTGATTTCAAG GGCGAGTCCATTACATTTCGTGCCACAACATCCGGAGTGCTTAGCACATTGCAGCATTGCCTGGAAATCATAGCGGAGAATGATGAATCATGGAAACGCAAATTGGAGCGTGAAATTGATAGGCGACGTCGCGCCGAGGAGCAAAATAG AAAGTTCAAGGAGGAAATTGAGAAGCTAAAACGTTTATCGTACCCCGGCCCAGATTTTGAG GAGGGTCCACATTCCACATTGCCCGAGGATGAGTTCTTTGATGCTGTTGAGACGGGCCTGGAGAAAATTGAGGAGGACATGCAGATGCGCTTCAAACTGAGACTACAATCGCAAATCTCACAGACGCTGGTCAATGTGCCGCACGAGGCCGTTGCCGAGGGCGAGGAGGCGCGCGAAGAGTTTGGCACCGGCGCCGAGGCCAAAAGCCACGCTCTCTGGCCGGAG ATTGATCGTGTATGCAAGGAGCAGCTGCACTATGCGCGCGAGGGCGTCGGCCAGGATGGCAATGGCTGGCAAATCTTTGCCGACGAGGGTGAAATCAAAATGTACAAACGCGAGGTGGAGCTCAATGGCATGGTCATGGATCCGCTGAAGGCCTATCACTCAGTCAAGGGCGTGACAGCGCGTGAAATGTGCCATTATTTCTTTATGCCCGAGTTCCGCAACGATTGGGAAA CCACGCTGGAGGATTGCACAATATTGGAGAAAATCTCAGCGGACACCTTGCTCTTTCTGCAAACCCACAAACGCATttggccagccagccagcggGATGCACAATTCTGGTCGCATATGCGCAAAATCAACGATGGCCTCGAGCCGGGCACACGGGACATGTGGGTCGTGTGCAATAACTCAACGGAATATGCCAAACAGGAG TCCAAGAATGGCAAATGCGTGCGCATTTTTCTGACGGTCATACTCGCCTGCCAAACACATCTGCCCGACGATTATGTCAAGGGCCAGCCGCTGAGCCGTGATGATTTAACCTGCAAAGTAACCTATTGCTCTGTGG TCAATCCCGGCGG
- the LOC116650655 gene encoding glutathione S-transferase 1, producing MSNIVLYGIDISPPVRACLLTLRALDLPYEYKNVDLLAGEHKTEEFLKKNPQHTVPLLDDDGTLIWDSHAICCYLVDKYGKSDELYPKDLVKRAHLEQRLYFDASVLFMSLRNICVPYFYKQVSEVPQEKIDNIIDGYTHLEKFLGDNPYVTGDTLTIADFCCAATASSLPAMLPIDPEKYPKIIAWLARLSELPYYQEANNEGAEKYINILKDVFTIV from the coding sequence ATGTCGAATATAGTGCTCTATGGCATTGACATTAGTCCTCCAGTGCGTGCCTGTTTGCTGACACTTCGGGCCCTGGACTTGCCCTATGAGTACAAGAATGTTGATCTACTTGCTGGCGAGCATAAGACCGAGGAATTTCTGAAGAAGAATCCGCAGCACACTGTGCCCTTGTTGGATGACGACGGAACTTTGATTTGGGACTCACATGCCATATGCTGCTATCTGGTGGATAAGTATGGCAAGTCGGATGAGCTGTATCCAAAGGATCTGGTGAAGAGGGCGCATTTGGAGCAGCGTCTATATTTCGATGCCAGTGTGCTCTTCATGTCTCTGAGGAACATATGTGTGCCATACTTCTATAAGCAGGTATCTGAGGTGCCCCAGGAGAAGATCGACAACATAATCGATGGCTACACACATCTGGAGAAGTTCCTAGGCGATAATCCCTATGTGACCGGTGATACCTTGACCATTGCCGATTTCTGCTGTGCGGCAACGGCCTCCTCGTTGCCCGCCATGCTGCCTATCGATCCGGAGAAGTATCCAAAGATTATTGCCTGGCTGGCACGTCTGAGTGAGCTGCCCTATTATCAGGAGGCAAATAACGAGGGTGCTGAAAAGTACATCAACATTCTAAAAGACGTTTTTACAATTGTCTAA